A stretch of the Archangium violaceum genome encodes the following:
- a CDS encoding glycoside hydrolase family 16 protein, with protein MNRGESTKAGVRGFLAVRWMVLMFAVLLATGASAATSGYTITSTTSVRFYVNDAPWADLHYQVNGGTQLNVRMTASGTNHTYNVTGVPTGATVRYFFTIGSYSGGATDTAWAQFSMSGTNPNPGGSWTVVWEDTFDGSGQPNAANWSYHVGNGWNPGAGAFSGWGNGEWEWYRPENTYVQNGNLVIKAEYHTTPTVIAGRNWYQRSGRITTKGKRSWTHGRIEARIAMPNAIGTWPAFWMMGTACDDTVTTNYAAPMSHYDVMASNWSSCGEIDIMEHKNSETNTYQNLFWDSRIGLYPWANGMNNDQPGNIYVGNVTQFHLYTIEWEPTQIRWYVDRETNPSPVHTVDITASNKEEFQKPFHIILNLALGGQFTGNAEPNLADFPMYMYVDYVRVWQRK; from the coding sequence ATGAATCGCGGTGAATCCACGAAGGCTGGAGTCCGGGGGTTTCTGGCGGTGCGGTGGATGGTGCTGATGTTCGCCGTGCTGCTGGCGACGGGCGCGTCCGCGGCCACGTCGGGTTACACGATCACCTCCACCACCAGCGTGCGGTTCTACGTGAACGACGCGCCGTGGGCGGATCTGCACTACCAGGTCAATGGTGGGACGCAGCTCAACGTCCGGATGACGGCCAGCGGCACGAATCATACGTACAACGTCACGGGCGTGCCGACGGGCGCGACGGTGCGCTACTTCTTCACGATCGGCAGCTACTCCGGCGGCGCGACGGACACGGCGTGGGCGCAGTTCTCCATGTCCGGCACCAACCCCAATCCTGGCGGTTCCTGGACCGTGGTGTGGGAGGACACCTTCGACGGCAGCGGTCAGCCCAACGCGGCCAACTGGAGCTACCACGTCGGCAACGGCTGGAATCCGGGCGCGGGGGCCTTCTCGGGCTGGGGCAACGGGGAGTGGGAGTGGTACCGGCCGGAGAACACGTACGTGCAGAACGGCAACCTCGTCATCAAGGCCGAGTACCACACCACGCCCACGGTGATCGCCGGCCGTAACTGGTACCAGCGCTCGGGGCGCATCACGACCAAGGGCAAGCGCTCCTGGACGCATGGGCGGATCGAGGCCCGGATCGCCATGCCCAACGCGATTGGCACCTGGCCGGCCTTCTGGATGATGGGGACGGCGTGCGACGACACCGTGACCACGAACTACGCCGCGCCGATGAGCCACTACGACGTGATGGCGTCCAACTGGTCCAGCTGCGGCGAGATCGACATCATGGAGCACAAGAACAGCGAGACGAACACGTACCAGAACCTGTTCTGGGACTCGCGCATCGGGCTCTATCCGTGGGCGAACGGCATGAACAACGATCAGCCGGGCAACATCTACGTGGGCAACGTCACGCAGTTCCACCTGTACACGATCGAGTGGGAGCCCACGCAGATCCGCTGGTACGTCGACCGTGAGACGAACCCCTCGCCGGTGCACACCGTGGACATCACGGCGAGCAACAAGGAGGAGTTCCAGAAGCCGTTCCACATCATCCTGAACCTGGCCCTGGGCGGTCAGTTCACGGGCAATGCCGAGCCCAACCTGGCGGACTTCCCGATGTACATGTACGTCGACTACGTCCGGGTCTGGCAGCGCAAGTAG
- a CDS encoding M16 family metallopeptidase, whose protein sequence is MSALLVSLLLLSPLACSTLPSRGQLVMRDVNFPLRDLRLPSGMRVIVEEDSRSPVVAVVSLVGVGSANNPSKQEGLAHLVEHLTFRSRPDAKSNVWTLLARAGAGEVNAFTSLDYTLYHAAAPKEALAELLRIEGHRLRAPLAGVDAKVFEVEREVVRNELRERNETGYTGQVFTWLQEASFPAGHPYARSSIGTHQSLSALTLQDARSFVRQHYRPENITLVIVGDVDLATIDKLVAEQLPPALVGEGIPLAPDKRLPEQPPEPPLVPKAPLARYEAAVPTPELYISWVLPRGFDSASAIHDFVRTAMARELWASMREDGDIAGIQTDLVPARTASLLVCRIVLRQGAHPERSAEAVLNQLFRVWNTSGDATEQLVRNARFGEMRLSAISDMALEAEHVVSRAVRRAELTHFNLDARAYSRSLQALAQLSASDITDFAYKYLPRERAHVVYVSPLGTTVSDTSTSPVGISVSSSEDDAEAQVLATLVPRVPAPGVASYRTVRLENGLEVIIGNRPGMPLVTVGLTLRGGSSDTGPLGAAELANRLAYPETNRAGTPRHFGFRMRRLVGRDHVQYVLSGAAGNVGNMLAILSEEMSSIRTEDSLVRYYKEEVLPYIRSVEAWPQMVAERDFRKALYGDHPYGQVATASDVETISTRAIHEWLKQTHHPANGTVAIVGEVDVDQVEQLAREWLGRWHAKGDGLPLAAPPPPEQSIVGKPRFVITERPGATQAQLQVGCLLPTPDEAAATRYSVLAELASERLTQALRHELGASYGFHGSSALFRGGTSQLVLRGTVDNAHLPHALKAFTQHLAELSAGTFRPGELARTQRRLLNDYAVSLGTSGERVTAVLSARNLGWSLGAVDELPAHLSAVTEKAVSQDFTACTQGRFVFSILGDPAVVRAAVQEMPTP, encoded by the coding sequence GTTGGCTCGGCGAACAACCCGTCCAAGCAGGAGGGGCTTGCCCACCTCGTGGAGCACCTCACCTTCCGAAGCAGGCCGGATGCGAAGTCGAACGTGTGGACGCTGCTCGCTCGCGCGGGGGCGGGTGAGGTCAACGCCTTCACCAGTCTGGACTACACCCTGTACCACGCCGCCGCGCCCAAGGAGGCGCTGGCCGAGCTGCTGCGCATCGAGGGCCATCGCCTCCGGGCTCCCCTGGCCGGCGTCGACGCGAAGGTCTTCGAGGTCGAGCGCGAGGTGGTGCGCAACGAGCTGCGTGAGCGCAACGAGACGGGTTACACCGGCCAGGTCTTCACCTGGCTGCAGGAGGCGTCCTTCCCCGCCGGGCACCCCTACGCGCGCTCGTCCATCGGCACGCACCAGTCGCTCTCGGCGCTCACCCTCCAGGACGCTCGCTCCTTCGTGCGCCAGCACTACCGCCCGGAGAACATCACCCTCGTCATCGTGGGGGACGTGGACCTGGCCACCATCGACAAGCTCGTCGCCGAGCAGCTTCCGCCGGCGCTCGTCGGAGAGGGCATTCCGCTCGCTCCCGACAAGCGGTTGCCGGAGCAGCCCCCTGAGCCCCCCCTCGTCCCCAAGGCCCCCCTGGCGCGCTACGAGGCCGCGGTGCCCACCCCCGAGCTCTACATCAGCTGGGTGCTGCCGCGTGGTTTCGACTCGGCCAGCGCCATCCACGACTTCGTTCGCACCGCCATGGCGCGCGAGCTCTGGGCCTCGATGAGGGAGGATGGAGACATCGCCGGCATCCAGACCGATCTCGTTCCAGCCCGAACGGCCTCGCTGCTGGTGTGCCGGATCGTCCTGCGCCAGGGCGCCCATCCGGAGCGGTCCGCGGAGGCGGTGCTCAACCAGCTCTTCCGCGTGTGGAACACGTCCGGTGATGCCACGGAGCAGCTCGTGCGCAATGCGCGCTTCGGCGAGATGCGGCTGTCGGCCATCAGCGACATGGCACTGGAAGCCGAGCACGTCGTCAGCCGCGCCGTGCGGCGGGCCGAGCTCACCCACTTCAACCTCGATGCCCGGGCCTACTCGCGCTCACTGCAGGCCCTGGCGCAGCTGAGTGCCTCGGACATCACCGACTTCGCCTACAAGTACCTGCCCCGCGAGCGTGCCCACGTCGTCTATGTCAGCCCGCTGGGCACCACGGTGTCCGACACGAGCACCTCCCCCGTGGGGATTTCGGTGTCCTCGAGCGAGGACGATGCCGAGGCACAGGTCCTCGCCACGCTGGTTCCCCGAGTCCCCGCTCCGGGCGTCGCGAGCTACCGCACGGTGCGCCTGGAGAACGGGCTCGAGGTCATCATCGGCAACCGGCCCGGAATGCCCCTGGTGACGGTGGGGCTCACCCTTCGCGGAGGCAGCTCGGACACCGGCCCGCTCGGGGCGGCGGAGCTCGCCAACCGGCTCGCATATCCCGAGACCAACCGGGCGGGCACCCCCAGGCACTTTGGCTTCCGCATGAGGCGTCTCGTGGGGCGAGATCATGTCCAGTACGTCCTCTCCGGCGCGGCGGGCAACGTGGGCAACATGCTCGCCATCCTCTCCGAGGAGATGTCCTCGATACGCACCGAGGACTCGCTGGTGCGCTACTACAAAGAGGAGGTGCTGCCCTACATCCGCTCCGTGGAGGCCTGGCCGCAGATGGTCGCCGAGCGCGACTTCCGCAAGGCACTCTACGGAGATCACCCCTATGGCCAGGTGGCCACCGCGAGCGACGTGGAGACGATCTCGACCCGCGCCATCCATGAGTGGCTGAAGCAGACACACCATCCAGCCAACGGCACCGTGGCCATCGTGGGCGAAGTGGATGTGGATCAGGTGGAGCAGCTCGCACGCGAGTGGCTCGGCCGCTGGCATGCGAAGGGCGATGGCCTGCCCCTCGCGGCACCGCCTCCCCCGGAGCAGAGCATCGTCGGCAAGCCCCGGTTCGTCATCACCGAGCGTCCGGGCGCCACCCAGGCGCAGCTGCAGGTGGGTTGCCTCCTGCCCACCCCGGACGAAGCCGCGGCGACGCGCTATTCGGTGCTCGCGGAGTTGGCGAGCGAGCGGCTCACCCAGGCCCTGCGTCACGAGCTGGGCGCCAGCTATGGCTTTCACGGCTCCAGTGCCCTGTTTCGTGGCGGCACCTCGCAGCTCGTCCTTCGCGGCACGGTGGACAACGCCCACCTCCCCCATGCGCTCAAGGCCTTCACGCAGCACCTCGCGGAGCTCTCCGCGGGCACCTTCCGTCCGGGTGAGCTCGCGCGCACCCAGAGGCGGCTCCTCAACGACTACGCCGTGTCGCTTGGCACCTCGGGAGAGCGCGTCACCGCGGTGCTCAGTGCCCGCAACCTCGGCTGGTCCCTGGGCGCGGTGGACGAGCTCCCCGCCCATCTGTCCGCCGTGACGGAGAAGGCGGTGAGCCAGGACTTCACCGCGTGTACCCAGGGGCGATTCGTCTTCTCCATCCTCGGAGACCCGGCGGTGGTGCGGGCCGCGGTGCAGGAGATGCCCACGCCGTAG
- a CDS encoding autotransporter outer membrane beta-barrel domain-containing protein gives MPLIRLALALSLGSVAPDAPASQPEAVVASPPPSAPTEPGAPSVRPHTRWGLMLDGGLPDLAGASVLYRPLPWLRFSGGLATNTAGVAVRAGVGVAFYFPITPSLNVDVGHYFGADYRPLYQRLGGSSSDEGAELLKDLSYDFASATVGLELGSPRHFVFFVRAGISYWSFDAGNSEAFLRTVFEDPGISADPVGLRFTSPSAKLGFLIYFR, from the coding sequence ATGCCCTTGATTCGACTCGCCCTGGCGCTCTCTCTTGGGAGCGTCGCGCCCGACGCCCCGGCGTCCCAACCCGAGGCGGTGGTCGCCTCCCCTCCCCCCAGTGCACCCACTGAGCCCGGTGCACCCAGCGTCAGGCCCCACACGCGCTGGGGATTGATGCTCGACGGGGGCCTTCCCGATCTGGCGGGCGCCTCGGTGCTCTACCGCCCGTTGCCGTGGCTGCGTTTCAGCGGAGGCCTGGCGACCAATACGGCCGGCGTGGCGGTGCGCGCGGGCGTCGGCGTGGCCTTCTACTTCCCCATCACGCCCTCCCTGAATGTGGATGTCGGCCACTACTTCGGTGCCGACTACCGCCCGCTCTACCAGAGGCTCGGCGGCTCCAGCTCCGATGAGGGCGCCGAGCTGCTGAAGGATCTCAGCTACGACTTCGCCTCCGCCACCGTCGGATTGGAGCTCGGCTCACCGCGCCACTTCGTCTTCTTCGTGCGCGCGGGCATCAGCTACTGGTCCTTCGACGCTGGGAATTCCGAGGCCTTTCTCCGGACCGTCTTCGAGGACCCGGGGATCAGCGCGGATCCCGTCGGGCTGCGATTCACCTCCCCCTCGGCGAAGCTGGGCTTCCTCATCTACTTCCGTTGA